A portion of the Halodesulfovibrio aestuarii DSM 17919 = ATCC 29578 genome contains these proteins:
- a CDS encoding CoA-binding protein codes for MIFDEAMRDALDNAKVIAIIGAKDKAGQPVNMVGTYLIDQGYTVVPVHPIRQNVWGLTTYKSIADIPVPVDIVNVFRASQYCSAHADEVLALGDKPKMFWMQSGIRSPEAGKKLAANGIAVVEDKCIMVEHSRLGLENK; via the coding sequence ATGATTTTTGATGAAGCCATGCGCGATGCGCTTGACAATGCAAAAGTTATTGCGATTATCGGTGCTAAAGATAAAGCAGGGCAGCCTGTTAATATGGTTGGCACATATCTTATAGATCAGGGATATACTGTTGTTCCTGTGCATCCTATTCGTCAGAATGTATGGGGATTAACCACATATAAGTCTATTGCGGATATCCCTGTGCCTGTTGATATTGTAAACGTATTTCGTGCATCACAGTATTGTTCTGCCCATGCTGATGAAGTGCTTGCCTTAGGGGATAAGCCGAAGATGTTTTGGATGCAGTCTGGTATCAGAAGTCCGGAAGCCGGAAAAAAACTTGCTGCCAATGGGATTGCTGTAGTTGAAGACAAATGCATTATGGTCGAACACAGCAGGCTCGGGTTGGAGAATAAATAG
- a CDS encoding CoB--CoM heterodisulfide reductase iron-sulfur subunit A family protein, translating to MRIGVFVCHCGSNIAATVDCPAVAEQAKKLQDVVFTTDTMYTCSEPGQNEIIEAIKEHKLDGVVVASCSPRMHEATFRRALERAGLNRYMLEMANIREHVSWIGKNKERNTVKAFELVSIAVAKLRNDQPLYANKFDVTKRVLVIGGGVAGIQAALDCADAGYQVVMVEREQSIGGKMAKIDKTFPTVDCSSCILGPKMVDVSQHENITLYAMSEVEKIEGYVGNFDVQVRKKATYVNWDNCTGCGACMEKCPSKKNVDKFNEGISTCTSINIPFPQAIPKKAAINPEGCLMLQKGKCGVCAKICPTKCIDFEQKDEIVTEKVGAVIAATGYDMFDHSVYKQYGAGQYPDVITSLQYERLMNASGPTGGHIKRPSDGKEPKKVVFVQCVGSRDPAVGRPYCSGFCCMYTAKQAILTKDHIPDSDSYVFYMDIRSPGKGYDEFTRRAQEQYGVQYLRGRVSMIYPKGDRYIVRGSDTLAGTQVEVEADLVVLAVGAESAKNAPALAEKMRISYDSYGFFMEAHPKLKPVETNTAGVYLAGSCLGPRDIPTSVGQGSAAAAKVMTLFSKDKLESDPQVSRVNTSRCVGCMKCAATCPFGAIKEVTDRAGNVKAEVIETVCQGCGICTVTCPQGAIQLQHFTDNQILAEVNALCQAQVDF from the coding sequence ATGCGTATAGGCGTATTTGTCTGCCATTGCGGCAGTAACATCGCGGCTACTGTTGACTGTCCGGCTGTAGCGGAGCAAGCCAAAAAGCTACAGGACGTAGTGTTCACTACTGACACTATGTATACCTGTTCCGAGCCGGGGCAGAATGAAATTATTGAAGCTATAAAAGAGCACAAGCTTGACGGCGTTGTTGTAGCATCTTGTTCTCCACGTATGCACGAAGCAACTTTCCGCCGTGCTCTTGAGCGTGCAGGTCTTAACCGCTACATGCTCGAAATGGCAAATATCCGTGAACATGTTTCCTGGATTGGTAAAAACAAGGAACGTAACACGGTTAAAGCTTTTGAGCTCGTTTCAATTGCTGTTGCTAAGCTGCGTAATGACCAGCCGCTTTATGCTAACAAGTTCGACGTTACTAAACGTGTTCTTGTTATTGGTGGCGGTGTTGCCGGTATTCAGGCTGCACTCGACTGTGCAGATGCTGGCTATCAGGTTGTGATGGTAGAGCGTGAGCAATCCATCGGCGGCAAGATGGCAAAAATCGATAAAACCTTCCCAACCGTTGACTGTTCCTCCTGTATCTTAGGTCCAAAGATGGTAGACGTTTCGCAGCATGAAAACATCACGCTGTATGCAATGTCTGAAGTGGAAAAAATTGAAGGTTATGTTGGTAACTTTGATGTGCAGGTGCGCAAAAAAGCTACTTACGTAAACTGGGATAACTGTACCGGTTGTGGTGCATGTATGGAAAAATGCCCAAGCAAGAAAAACGTTGATAAATTCAACGAAGGCATCTCCACTTGTACCTCTATCAACATTCCTTTCCCGCAGGCTATTCCTAAGAAAGCTGCAATTAATCCTGAAGGCTGCCTGATGCTTCAGAAGGGCAAGTGTGGCGTGTGTGCCAAGATCTGTCCTACTAAATGTATCGACTTTGAGCAGAAGGATGAAATTGTAACGGAAAAAGTTGGCGCGGTTATCGCGGCTACTGGTTATGACATGTTCGACCATTCTGTATACAAACAGTATGGCGCAGGTCAGTATCCGGACGTTATTACCTCCCTGCAGTATGAGCGTCTTATGAACGCATCCGGTCCTACCGGTGGACACATTAAACGTCCATCTGATGGTAAAGAACCGAAAAAAGTTGTGTTCGTACAGTGTGTAGGTTCTCGTGATCCTGCCGTTGGCCGTCCATACTGTTCTGGTTTCTGTTGCATGTACACTGCAAAGCAGGCGATTCTCACTAAAGATCACATCCCAGATTCTGATTCTTATGTGTTCTACATGGATATTCGTTCCCCTGGTAAAGGATATGACGAATTTACCCGTAGAGCTCAGGAGCAGTATGGAGTGCAGTATCTTCGTGGTCGCGTATCCATGATCTACCCTAAAGGAGATCGATACATCGTACGTGGTTCAGATACTCTCGCTGGCACGCAGGTTGAAGTTGAAGCCGATCTCGTGGTTCTGGCTGTTGGTGCAGAAAGTGCTAAAAATGCACCTGCACTTGCTGAAAAAATGCGTATTTCCTATGACTCCTACGGATTCTTTATGGAAGCTCACCCTAAACTGAAACCAGTTGAAACAAACACCGCCGGTGTTTACCTCGCAGGTTCCTGCTTAGGACCAAGAGATATTCCAACATCCGTTGGTCAGGGTAGTGCGGCAGCAGCTAAAGTAATGACCCTGTTCTCTAAAGATAAGCTTGAAAGTGACCCTCAGGTCTCCCGCGTTAACACTTCCCGTTGCGTAGGCTGCATGAAGTGTGCTGCCACTTGTCCGTTCGGTGCTATCAAAGAAGTAACCGACCGTGCAGGTAATGTGAAAGCTGAAGTTATTGAAACAGTATGTCAGGGCTGCGGTATTTGTACCGTTACCTGTCCTCAGGGTGCTATTCAGTTGCAGCACTTTACAGACAACCAGATTCTCGCGGAGGTTAACGCCTTATGTCAGGCTCAAGTGGACTTTTAG
- a CDS encoding metal-dependent hydrolase: MPGYKAHLTGGAVLGGGTIAAAVHFSYLPYDAWLLSALFSIAVMASLFPDTDTESKGQNFFYSIMAITDVLLIVNHYYQWAAILGLFAMLPALGKHRGWTHTWWAMLLVPVPLIALPWIFFRETWVVTLPFYLAAVIGYFSHLLLDREF, translated from the coding sequence ATGCCCGGATATAAAGCACACCTCACAGGTGGCGCAGTATTAGGAGGCGGCACAATTGCAGCCGCAGTTCACTTTTCATATCTTCCCTACGATGCCTGGCTTCTCTCTGCACTATTTTCCATTGCAGTAATGGCATCCCTTTTTCCTGACACAGACACGGAATCGAAAGGGCAGAATTTTTTCTACTCCATTATGGCCATTACAGATGTTTTGCTCATCGTTAATCATTATTACCAATGGGCAGCCATACTCGGGTTATTTGCCATGCTACCGGCTTTAGGAAAACACAGGGGCTGGACACACACTTGGTGGGCCATGCTTCTCGTCCCTGTCCCACTCATTGCACTACCGTGGATTTTTTTCCGAGAAACATGGGTCGTGACACTGCCATTCTATCTTGCCGCTGTTATCGGGTACTTTTCGCACCTGCTGCTCGATAGAGAATTCTAG
- a CDS encoding hydrogenase iron-sulfur subunit — MSGSSGLLAEGQDLRIVGFLCNWCSYGGADTAGVARFEQPTDLRVIRVPCSGRIDPLFIARALMSGADGVLVSGCHPRDCHYAEGNFYARRRFEMLKQFLSVTGIDPERFHYTWVSASEGQRWQDVVTSFTERIHKLGPAPKMSGGTGYDEECLKEIAAAVSCGEQCPCHKEKA, encoded by the coding sequence ATGTCAGGCTCAAGTGGACTTTTAGCAGAAGGCCAAGATCTTCGTATCGTTGGCTTTCTGTGTAACTGGTGCTCTTACGGTGGTGCAGATACCGCAGGTGTTGCACGTTTTGAACAGCCTACAGATTTACGCGTAATCCGCGTACCTTGTTCCGGTCGTATTGATCCGCTGTTCATTGCACGTGCACTCATGAGTGGTGCAGATGGCGTACTTGTATCTGGTTGTCACCCTCGTGACTGCCACTATGCAGAAGGTAACTTTTACGCTCGCCGCCGCTTTGAAATGCTCAAGCAGTTCCTGTCCGTTACCGGTATTGATCCAGAACGCTTCCATTACACATGGGTTTCTGCATCCGAAGGCCAACGCTGGCAGGATGTTGTTACCTCCTTTACAGAACGTATTCACAAGCTCGGCCCGGCACCAAAAATGTCCGGTGGCACCGGTTATGATGAAGAGTGTCTGAAAGAAATCGCGGCTGCTGTCTCCTGTGGCGAACAGTGTCCGTGTCATAAGGAGAAAGCGTAA
- a CDS encoding CoB--CoM heterodisulfide reductase iron-sulfur subunit B family protein, translated as MSISVGYYPGCSGSGTSVEYDKSTRAVCKKLGIELNDIDDWSCCGSTPAHTVNHTLSAALSARNLVLAAKQGQEEVVTPCPSCLANLRTASRKIEDETYRPKVEALLDESCEKAATVASTLQLIVEKVGMDAIKKAVVKPLKDLNVACYYGCIMNRPPELMQFDDSENPMAMDNIMEACGATVLPFPLKVECCGAAGGMPRKDLVTELSGRLLDVAASLNTEIIVTACPLCQMNLDLRQGQVNRANGTSYDIPVVYFTQLLGLALGLSAEEVGLSKLVVDPTPRLRFAGVL; from the coding sequence ATGTCAATTTCTGTAGGATACTACCCGGGGTGTTCCGGTAGTGGCACGTCTGTAGAATACGACAAGTCCACTCGTGCAGTCTGTAAAAAGCTCGGTATCGAGCTTAACGACATCGATGATTGGAGCTGTTGCGGATCCACTCCGGCTCATACCGTAAATCATACTCTTTCTGCTGCTCTTTCTGCTCGTAACCTTGTCCTCGCAGCTAAACAGGGGCAGGAAGAAGTGGTAACACCTTGCCCTAGTTGTCTTGCTAACCTTCGCACAGCTTCACGCAAAATCGAAGATGAGACCTACCGTCCTAAGGTGGAAGCTCTTCTTGACGAATCTTGCGAAAAAGCCGCTACAGTAGCGTCTACTTTGCAGCTTATTGTGGAAAAAGTTGGTATGGACGCTATTAAAAAAGCTGTTGTTAAACCGCTTAAAGACCTTAACGTCGCTTGCTACTACGGCTGTATCATGAACCGTCCGCCGGAACTTATGCAGTTTGATGATTCTGAAAATCCAATGGCGATGGACAATATCATGGAAGCGTGTGGCGCAACTGTACTGCCTTTCCCTCTTAAAGTTGAGTGTTGCGGTGCTGCAGGCGGTATGCCTAGAAAAGATCTTGTAACCGAACTTTCAGGACGTCTGCTTGATGTTGCAGCATCTCTGAATACCGAGATTATTGTAACAGCCTGTCCGTTGTGTCAGATGAACCTTGACCTTCGTCAGGGGCAGGTGAACCGTGCAAACGGCACCAGTTATGATATCCCGGTTGTGTACTTTACACAGCTGCTCGGTTTGGCTCTTGGTCTTTCTGCTGAAGAGGTTGGCTTGTCCAAGCTCGTAGTAGACCCGACACCTCGTCTGCGTTTTGCTGGCGTTTTATAG
- a CDS encoding 4Fe-4S dicluster domain-containing protein produces MQALAELKEQIRQALPDLDVVIGWQQGFDALHTRPLFIRSEEDIDKLVVNEFCVVNPASYLRELRGGKKVGLVLKGCDSRSVIELLQEDLLKEEDLTIFGFGCNGILNHTKLQARFGELGFIQSIENDGANVTVVVGDNKETVPFTELCADKCLTCVYPNTLQCSHFVGEESTKKPESEKNKALEEFEKLSLEERFAFWQDQMRRCIRCYACRNACPMCVCKDHCIANSREPKWLSEEVDVQNNFMFQLIHVMHLTGRCVECGECERACPMDIPIMLLRRKMAGVIRDVFAYNAGTNAEDTPPLMCFKVEEPTIEERH; encoded by the coding sequence ATGCAGGCTCTTGCAGAACTTAAAGAACAAATCCGTCAGGCATTGCCTGATTTGGATGTAGTTATTGGCTGGCAGCAGGGGTTCGATGCATTGCATACTCGCCCCCTCTTTATCCGCTCTGAAGAAGATATTGATAAGCTCGTTGTTAACGAATTCTGCGTAGTGAACCCCGCTTCTTACCTTCGTGAATTACGCGGTGGTAAAAAGGTTGGCCTTGTGCTGAAGGGCTGTGACTCCCGTTCCGTTATCGAGCTTCTTCAGGAAGATCTTCTTAAAGAAGAAGATCTTACTATCTTTGGCTTCGGCTGTAACGGTATACTGAACCATACAAAGCTTCAGGCTCGTTTCGGTGAACTTGGTTTCATTCAGTCCATTGAAAATGACGGTGCTAACGTAACTGTTGTTGTCGGTGACAATAAAGAGACTGTTCCGTTTACTGAATTGTGTGCTGATAAATGCTTAACATGCGTTTATCCGAATACCTTGCAGTGCTCTCATTTTGTAGGCGAAGAATCCACTAAGAAACCGGAATCTGAAAAGAATAAGGCTCTCGAAGAATTTGAGAAGCTTTCTCTGGAAGAGCGATTTGCTTTCTGGCAGGACCAGATGCGCCGTTGCATTCGCTGTTATGCATGTCGTAACGCATGCCCTATGTGCGTATGTAAAGATCACTGTATCGCGAACTCTCGCGAACCAAAATGGTTGAGCGAAGAAGTGGATGTGCAGAACAACTTCATGTTCCAGCTTATTCACGTAATGCACTTAACAGGTCGTTGCGTAGAATGCGGTGAATGTGAGCGCGCTTGTCCAATGGATATTCCGATTATGCTGTTAAGACGCAAAATGGCTGGCGTTATTCGCGATGTTTTCGCTTACAACGCAGGGACCAATGCGGAAGATACTCCTCCGCTTATGTGTTTTAAAGTGGAAGAACCAACTATCGAGGAGCGGCACTAG
- a CDS encoding YkgJ family cysteine cluster protein yields the protein MKEAFDCQMCGHCCEGEGGIIVSPTDLTRITDHLKMSAEEFTEKYGEIKDGKLRIRVGDDNFCIFFVQGKGCGVHIAKPDICRAWPYFRGNVIDSESWEMAKDFCPGIRRDVSHDEFAKQGRAYLREHNLLASDKKCEARALILDDE from the coding sequence ATGAAAGAAGCGTTTGATTGCCAGATGTGCGGACACTGTTGTGAAGGCGAAGGCGGCATTATTGTCAGCCCTACAGACCTTACCCGCATTACCGATCACTTAAAAATGTCTGCTGAAGAATTTACCGAAAAATATGGTGAAATCAAAGACGGCAAACTGCGTATTCGTGTCGGTGATGATAATTTTTGCATTTTCTTTGTGCAGGGCAAAGGCTGTGGTGTGCATATCGCCAAGCCGGACATTTGCCGTGCATGGCCATATTTCCGCGGCAACGTGATTGATTCTGAGTCTTGGGAAATGGCTAAAGACTTTTGCCCGGGTATCCGAAGAGATGTAAGCCACGACGAATTTGCAAAGCAGGGGAGAGCGTATTTGCGCGAACATAACTTGCTTGCCAGTGATAAAAAATGTGAGGCTCGTGCTCTTATTCTTGATGACGAATAG
- a CDS encoding J domain-containing protein, with product MTLRECYKLLNVPNGASEDAVKQAYRKRAFELHPDLHPDDPNASRKFQQLNEAYVILTSAAKTAGPSRSTESSGKARSAASGYRSERASRDGTVRDRARAAYRKAKSNFDAQKNKNAASGDTYNKKRPEFDDSFWSQEQRSYSKESVLNEILNDPFAKRVFEDIYREIKRDGGKSIIMPKKRKFSMHWGDRDFSVDMTGGVKGWLQKQLDDNQVMHLPMQNLRPGAKVRLTLSQGLGGDTRQLEITLPNDFRAGHPIRLRKLGRKIGGWVGDLYLTIHGRM from the coding sequence GTGACGTTACGCGAATGCTATAAGTTACTGAATGTACCCAACGGAGCATCGGAAGATGCAGTAAAGCAAGCATACCGTAAGCGTGCGTTTGAATTACATCCGGACTTGCATCCGGATGATCCTAATGCGTCACGTAAGTTTCAGCAGCTTAATGAGGCATATGTAATTCTTACATCTGCTGCTAAAACTGCTGGTCCTTCCCGGTCAACGGAATCCTCCGGCAAGGCTCGCTCTGCTGCTAGTGGTTATCGTTCTGAGCGTGCTTCTCGCGATGGTACCGTGCGTGACCGTGCGCGTGCTGCGTATCGGAAAGCAAAGTCTAATTTTGATGCTCAGAAAAACAAAAACGCAGCCAGTGGTGATACGTATAACAAGAAGCGTCCAGAGTTTGATGATTCTTTTTGGAGTCAGGAACAGCGTAGCTATTCAAAAGAATCTGTACTGAATGAAATTTTAAATGATCCGTTTGCAAAGCGTGTTTTTGAGGATATCTACCGCGAAATAAAGCGTGATGGAGGCAAATCCATCATCATGCCTAAAAAACGTAAATTCTCCATGCATTGGGGTGATCGTGATTTTTCTGTAGATATGACAGGCGGGGTAAAGGGATGGTTGCAAAAGCAGCTTGATGATAATCAAGTTATGCACCTGCCCATGCAGAATCTGCGCCCGGGGGCTAAAGTTCGCCTGACTCTTTCCCAGGGGCTTGGTGGTGATACAAGGCAACTGGAAATTACCTTGCCGAATGATTTTCGCGCGGGTCATCCCATTCGTCTACGTAAGCTGGGACGAAAAATCGGTGGATGGGTGGGGGATTTATATCTGACCATTCATGGCCGTATGTGA
- a CDS encoding M24 family metallopeptidase, which produces MTKILPVIEKIPAEELALRHARCRNLLDRFMPDVSGMLIFSRIQLYHLTGTLANGVFWLPKEGTPVLLARHGVERCRLESSIKEIHAFRSFSDIEKILSDVGTPLLPAEAADVAVDFAGVTWQVGEMLRKKLPHISFIPCDRILTAGRSVKTEWELAKLRLCGARHHQAIYHDLPKKIHVGMTEREIAHISWEIFFAKGHCGMLRMNTFGEDVFLGHIAAGESGNYPSHFNGPLGLIGEHPAAPFMGYAGKVWRSNSPLAVDIGFALEGYHTDKTQVYWAGAKKSIPDVVRNAQETCIEIQNTIADELRPGSIPSELYKKSLKMAEKAGFEDGFMALGANKVKFLGHGIGLGIDEHPVIATGFDEPLEKGNVIALEPKIGIPGIGMVGVENTFEVTEGSSVCLTGDEYDMICIE; this is translated from the coding sequence ATGACTAAGATTCTACCAGTTATTGAAAAAATTCCTGCGGAAGAGCTTGCACTTCGTCATGCACGCTGCCGCAATCTTTTAGATCGTTTCATGCCGGACGTTTCTGGCATGCTTATCTTTTCCCGCATTCAACTGTACCATCTCACAGGCACACTGGCGAACGGGGTATTCTGGCTCCCTAAAGAAGGAACGCCTGTTCTGTTGGCCAGACACGGGGTAGAGCGATGTCGCCTTGAAAGTTCCATTAAGGAGATTCACGCGTTCCGTTCGTTCAGTGACATCGAAAAGATCCTGAGCGACGTGGGCACCCCGCTTTTGCCTGCAGAGGCCGCTGACGTTGCCGTCGATTTTGCCGGTGTTACATGGCAGGTAGGTGAGATGCTCCGCAAAAAACTGCCGCATATTTCTTTTATCCCGTGTGACCGAATCCTCACTGCCGGTCGTTCTGTCAAAACTGAATGGGAATTAGCAAAACTCCGTCTGTGCGGGGCTCGCCACCATCAGGCAATATATCACGATCTGCCGAAAAAAATTCATGTAGGTATGACGGAACGTGAAATAGCCCATATTTCATGGGAAATTTTCTTCGCTAAAGGTCATTGCGGAATGTTGCGTATGAATACATTTGGTGAAGATGTGTTCCTCGGGCACATTGCCGCAGGCGAATCCGGCAACTACCCGAGCCACTTTAACGGCCCTCTAGGATTAATTGGTGAACACCCTGCCGCTCCGTTTATGGGGTATGCAGGAAAAGTATGGCGCAGCAACTCCCCACTTGCTGTTGATATCGGCTTTGCACTTGAAGGATACCACACCGACAAAACGCAAGTGTACTGGGCTGGTGCAAAGAAAAGCATTCCTGATGTAGTACGTAATGCTCAAGAAACATGTATTGAAATCCAGAACACTATCGCCGATGAATTACGCCCCGGCAGCATTCCATCCGAGCTCTATAAAAAATCACTAAAAATGGCAGAAAAAGCCGGATTTGAAGATGGTTTTATGGCACTTGGTGCGAATAAAGTTAAATTCCTAGGGCACGGTATCGGACTTGGTATTGATGAACATCCAGTCATAGCCACAGGCTTTGATGAACCGCTTGAAAAAGGCAATGTCATTGCGCTGGAACCTAAAATAGGGATCCCCGGCATCGGCATGGTTGGCGTCGAAAACACATTCGAAGTTACAGAAGGTTCAAGCGTCTGCTTAACAGGCGATGAATACGATATGATTTGCATTGAATAA
- a CDS encoding protein-disulfide reductase DsbD family protein has product MKQTTQHYSILIFFLIVLFTTTIGMAADIPVHFSAKPFISTSQNNATIIKLHIAPDSEYHFYSRKQGETGKPTSISVSPSMPGNSVRYPDGIKAPDPILKDKTTYLYKGAEDFFITIPDETITNADITASLLLCSDVRCTPVRETIPVNWKGATLAHAESQVWWKKYSAITPDAPDAATHKISSSTNGNAKLAEELGVQLPTTSGSPNSSFTSKLNSNSPSISLPQPPKSAVPSIQQNNVTTAYEYNFTPRYFLQALEVSTLSKAILFGLLAGLILNFMPCVLPVVSLKLATLVAAAQVADKVHRRRVFREHNLFFALGILTWFSLLTIMLTSFGLAWGQLFQNESLLIGLTILIFALALSIFDIFPLPMFSLAGRGTENGNDRWSAFSTGLLATLLATPCSGPFLGGVLGWAFLQPISVLILIFLSIGIGMALPYFALALVPELIGRFPRPGAWSGTLSHIVGFFLMGTVVYLLYILPTKILPDMLIVLWVTAVSAWAWGRFSGLSFSKKRNTLVRLTCVLCVALAVFVVFKEKPQAKEWQAFTPKSFFSELQDKRLIIDFTADWCPNCKVLEQTVLTPANRARWEKEFDVTFIQVDLTQENTDKQKFLESLGSSSIPVVAIFPKGTNAYSPIILRDLFTTGQMEDALKKAFNE; this is encoded by the coding sequence ATGAAACAGACAACTCAACATTATTCTATTCTTATATTTTTTCTTATTGTTCTTTTTACAACCACGATTGGTATGGCGGCCGATATACCTGTGCATTTCTCCGCTAAGCCCTTCATTTCGACAAGCCAAAACAACGCCACCATCATTAAACTCCACATCGCTCCAGATTCTGAATACCATTTTTATTCGCGCAAGCAGGGCGAAACCGGTAAGCCTACCTCAATTTCTGTGTCTCCTTCAATGCCGGGCAATTCAGTACGCTACCCAGACGGAATCAAAGCACCCGACCCTATTTTAAAAGACAAGACAACATATCTATACAAAGGTGCAGAAGATTTTTTCATCACGATTCCAGATGAAACAATAACAAATGCAGACATCACCGCGTCTCTACTGCTGTGCTCAGATGTTCGATGCACGCCTGTTCGTGAAACCATCCCTGTAAACTGGAAAGGTGCAACGCTGGCTCATGCTGAATCACAGGTATGGTGGAAAAAATACTCCGCTATCACACCAGATGCACCCGATGCAGCAACGCATAAAATATCTTCATCAACTAACGGTAACGCAAAGCTTGCTGAAGAACTCGGAGTCCAACTCCCGACAACATCCGGTTCTCCGAATTCTTCCTTTACTTCCAAGTTGAATAGCAACTCGCCTTCTATAAGTTTACCTCAACCGCCTAAGTCCGCAGTCCCCTCTATACAACAAAACAACGTGACAACGGCTTATGAATACAATTTTACTCCACGCTACTTTCTGCAAGCGTTAGAAGTTTCCACACTGAGTAAAGCTATTCTTTTCGGCTTACTCGCAGGTCTTATTCTTAATTTTATGCCGTGTGTATTACCGGTTGTCAGCTTAAAACTAGCTACACTTGTCGCAGCTGCACAGGTTGCTGACAAAGTTCATCGAAGACGCGTATTCCGGGAACACAACCTGTTCTTTGCGCTAGGCATCCTTACGTGGTTCTCCTTACTCACCATCATGCTTACAAGCTTTGGACTTGCATGGGGCCAACTCTTCCAGAATGAAAGCCTGCTTATTGGGTTAACAATTCTCATATTCGCTTTAGCGCTCTCCATTTTTGACATCTTTCCTCTGCCAATGTTCAGTCTGGCGGGACGCGGAACAGAGAACGGTAATGACAGATGGAGTGCCTTTTCAACGGGCTTGCTTGCTACCCTGCTTGCAACTCCGTGCAGCGGACCATTTCTTGGTGGCGTCTTGGGATGGGCTTTTTTACAACCAATCAGCGTGCTTATTCTCATATTCCTTTCCATTGGAATAGGGATGGCACTACCATATTTTGCGCTGGCTTTAGTCCCTGAACTTATTGGTCGCTTCCCACGCCCCGGGGCATGGTCTGGCACCCTGTCGCACATAGTAGGCTTTTTCCTCATGGGCACCGTTGTCTACCTGCTATACATTCTCCCGACTAAAATCCTGCCGGACATGCTTATTGTATTATGGGTAACCGCAGTGAGCGCATGGGCATGGGGACGTTTCTCCGGATTATCATTTTCAAAAAAACGCAACACACTAGTACGATTAACCTGCGTGCTGTGTGTTGCCCTTGCAGTCTTTGTTGTTTTTAAAGAAAAGCCACAGGCAAAAGAATGGCAAGCGTTTACCCCAAAGAGCTTCTTTTCAGAGTTACAAGACAAACGTCTCATTATTGACTTCACAGCAGACTGGTGCCCGAACTGTAAGGTACTGGAACAAACAGTACTCACTCCAGCAAACCGTGCCCGTTGGGAAAAAGAATTTGATGTTACCTTCATACAAGTTGATCTCACTCAGGAGAACACTGATAAACAGAAATTTTTAGAGTCACTTGGCTCAAGCTCCATTCCGGTAGTTGCGATTTTTCCTAAGGGGACAAACGCATATTCACCGATAATCCTGCGCGACCTGTTCACCACAGGCCAAATGGAAGATGCACTAAAAAAAGCGTTTAACGAATAA
- a CDS encoding 4Fe-4S dicluster domain-containing protein produces METIPLNSPDKEFIREVQERSGQNVLTCYQCGNCTAGCPYNFAYDISVSRVMRLVQLGQREAVLKSHSIWLCASCQSCTTRCPNNIDVAKIMDVLRHMAREAGYATERNIKAFGDAFLESVEKHGRVYELGVTASYVCKTGRFWTDIDLAPAMLPKNKLSIKPHEIRGKEHVSEIFKRFRERDIAKENR; encoded by the coding sequence ATGGAAACCATCCCTCTTAACTCTCCGGATAAAGAATTCATCCGTGAAGTTCAGGAGAGAAGTGGACAGAATGTGCTAACGTGCTACCAATGTGGCAATTGCACAGCTGGTTGTCCTTATAACTTTGCGTACGACATCTCTGTGAGTCGTGTAATGCGTCTCGTACAGCTTGGTCAGCGCGAAGCCGTTCTTAAGAGTCATTCTATTTGGCTGTGTGCAAGCTGTCAGTCCTGTACAACTCGCTGTCCTAACAACATTGATGTCGCTAAAATTATGGATGTTCTGCGTCACATGGCACGTGAGGCAGGTTACGCAACAGAGCGTAATATAAAAGCATTTGGCGATGCATTCCTTGAGTCCGTCGAAAAGCATGGTCGAGTGTATGAACTTGGCGTAACCGCATCATACGTTTGCAAAACAGGCAGATTCTGGACAGACATAGATCTTGCTCCGGCGATGCTTCCCAAAAATAAGCTTTCGATTAAGCCGCATGAAATTCGTGGTAAAGAGCACGTTTCTGAAATCTTCAAACGTTTCAGAGAACGCGATATCGCCAAGGAGAACCGCTAA